The Girardinichthys multiradiatus isolate DD_20200921_A chromosome Y, DD_fGirMul_XY1, whole genome shotgun sequence genome has a window encoding:
- the LOC124864027 gene encoding LOW QUALITY PROTEIN: coiled-coil domain-containing protein 137-like (The sequence of the model RefSeq protein was modified relative to this genomic sequence to represent the inferred CDS: inserted 1 base in 1 codon): MGKNKTSKTKEAEKQADKTGHNLSKKKFKGDGKPKKAKQEDHLKHIPFRLREVMKSKDKMKTESLGSKKLKKAISLQSKPEDALDGDIAVPRFRRGKKESVGAYIXRMENETKHVLFLTKNQVERKPELDLDKQDMPAGKGKSEKKKEYAKMRLNKLQQKKLDRQEDKIEKELFIDNVPFGEVSMAPPSLCTKPKKAPFKTEKASRELLLNSLLGHTVASRAKPSMARQRLMEEERQRAVEAYRLLKKQKQQEQQTRSANLGKLLNLQ; this comes from the exons ATGGGGAAGAATAAAACAAGCAAAACCAAGGAGGCAGAAAAACAAGCGGACAAGACCGGTCACAATCTGAG CAAGAAGAAATTTAAAGGAGATGGAAAACCTAAGAAAGCCAAACAGGAGGACCACCTTAAACACATCCCTTTCAGGCTCCGAGAGGTAATGAAGAGCAAGGATAAAATGAAAACCGAATCTTTGGGGAGCAAAAAGCTAAAAAAGG CCATCTCGCTGCAGTCTAAACCAGAAGATGCCCTGGATGGAGACATAGCTGTTCCTCGTTTCAGGAGGGGGAAGAAAGAAAGTGTTGGTGCCTATA AGCGCATGGAGAATGAGACAAAACATGTGCTCTTCCTCACAAAAAACCAAGTTGAGAGAAAGCCTGAGCTTGATCTGGATAAACAGGATATGCCTGCAGGCAAAGGGAagtcagaaaagaagaaaga GTATGCTAAAATGAGACTTAACAAGTTACAGCAGAAGAAGTTGGACAGACAAGAGGACAAAATAGAGAAAGAGTTGTTTATAG ATAATGTTCCATTTGGAGAAGTTTCTATGGCCCCACCATCACTATGCACCAAACCAAAGAAAGCTCCATTTAAAACTGAG AAGGCATCAAGGGAACTACTTCTCAACTCTCTGCTGGGCCACACCGTAGCCTCCAGAGCCAAGCCCTCCATGGCCAGACAGAGACTGATGGAGGAGGAGAGGCAGCGAGCGGTGGAGGCCTATCGCCTGctgaagaaacagaaacagcaggAGCAACAGACCAGATCTGCCAACCTTGGAAAACTCTTGAATCTTCAGTGA